From the Aerococcus viridans genome, the window ATGATAATGGTAAGCTATTTTCCCAAACTTACATTAAAACGATTAATAATCAAATGTCCGCAATTCTGAATTATGCAGTCAAATACTACGGCTTGGAATCAAACCCCATCCATACGATTGGATCAATAGGTAAGAAACACGCGGATGAAAAGAATTATTGGTCATTAGAACAGTTTAACAAAGCAATGGCATATTATGATTTTAGAGATTCTCAAACGACTTATAGTTTTCCCACCTTACAATATAGATTTGCTTTCCACTTATTATTTTTCACAGGTATAAGAGTTGGTGAGTTACTAGCCTTATCTGCTAACGATTTTGATTATACAAATAAGATATTAACGATTAACAAATCTTATCAGCGGTTACGTGGGAAAGACGTAATCAACCGACCTAAAACAGACACATCAATCAGAGATATAACTATTCCGCAATTTATATTAGATATGCTTGATACCTACTTAGAAACCTTATATGATTATCAACCTGACGATAGAATTTTTCCAAACGTGAGAAAAGATACTCTAGCTAAGCAGCTTCAAATGATTTCTAAACACACAGACTTGCCAAGAATACAAGTCCATGATTTAAGACATAGCCACGCTAGTTTACTAATTAAACAAGGCATTAACTTTAAGGTCATTCAGCAACGCTTAGGTCATAAAGATATTCAAACTACTTTAAACACATACTCACACCTTTGGAGCTCTGCTCACCAAGAAGTAGCCGAATTACTAAATGGTATCAATATGGTATCAGAGTAAAAAATAAGACCCTACAAACACTGTTAAACCAATGCTAGTAAGGTCTTTTATTTTTATTCCCACTCGATTGTTGCAGGTGGCTTGCTCGTAATGTCTAAGACTACGCGGTTGATGTGTGCACATTCGTTTACGATACGTTTAGAAATGGTGTCTAATACGTCGTAAGGGATGCGTGCCCATTCAGATGTCATACCGTCGATTGAGGTTACGGCACGTATACCAATTGTGTATTCGTAAGTACGCTCGTCACCCATTACCCCTACTGATTTGAAACCAGGTAGGACTGTAAAGTATTGCCAGATGTCGCCTTCTAGACCTTGTTTTCTAATTTCAT encodes:
- a CDS encoding site-specific integrase, encoding MPAYKDKNTGKWYFSIRYQDDFGANKRKVRRGFKTKKLALEAEREFMNKETGEIDMTFNSLTEIYLDDMSHRLRESTMDNKRSIINSKITPLIGDTKLSKINERTIRKWQNQILSLKDDNGKLFSQTYIKTINNQMSAILNYAVKYYGLESNPIHTIGSIGKKHADEKNYWSLEQFNKAMAYYDFRDSQTTYSFPTLQYRFAFHLLFFTGIRVGELLALSANDFDYTNKILTINKSYQRLRGKDVINRPKTDTSIRDITIPQFILDMLDTYLETLYDYQPDDRIFPNVRKDTLAKQLQMISKHTDLPRIQVHDLRHSHASLLIKQGINFKVIQQRLGHKDIQTTLNTYSHLWSSAHQEVAELLNGINMVSE